A single genomic interval of Oryza sativa Japonica Group chromosome 7, ASM3414082v1 harbors:
- the LOC4342946 gene encoding putative lipid-transfer protein DIR1: MAKQATAAVLAVALVLAASAGLAHGICNLSDAGLQACKPAAAVRNPADTPSSECCDALAAADLPCLCRYKGSAGARVWVRFYGIDLNRAMTLPGKCGLTLPAHC, translated from the coding sequence ATGGCCAAACAGGCGACAGCTGCGGTGCTCGCCGTCGCGTTGGTgctcgcggcgtcggcggggctCGCGCACGGCATCTGCAACCTGTCGGACGCGGGGCTCCAGGCGTGCAAGCCGGCGGCCGCCGTGCGCAACCCGGCGGACACGCCGTCGTCCGAGTGCTGCGAcgcgctggccgccgccgacctgcCGTGCCTGTGCCGGTACAAGGGCTCCGCCGGCGCCCGCGTGTGGGTGAGGTTCTACGGGATCGACCTCAACCGCGCCATGACGCTGCCGGGCAAGTGCGGCCTCACCTTGCCGGCGCACTGCTAG